The DNA sequence GCTCGATCGTACTCTGTCACCGTCATGCGTCCTTGAGTCAGATTGTTGAATTCGGATGCCTTCGCTTTCCGGTAGCTTTTCGGTACATACTTGTTGTATAGCTCGGTCTTGAAATCGTCCCACGTCATTGCTTCCACTTGGCCTTGTGTCAAGGTCTTTATTCTTGTATCCCACCAAAAGTCGGCTGCCTCGGTTAGTTGATGAGTCACGCAACTCATCCGTTCCCTATCATTGCATCCCAAGATTGCGAAGATACGTTCTATCGCACGGATCCAAGATTCGGCTTTGGCCGGTTCTCCAAGTCCATCGAACACGGGCGGTTTCTGTTCCAAGAACAGCTTCACTACTTCCCTATTAACCGGGGGTGGGGGAGGCGGTGGTGTCGGAATCGACTGCGTCACACTCTCCTCACTTGAAGGTGGAGGTGTCGGTTGACGGTTATGGCGTCTTGGCGGCATTCtgatttatcaacacaagaattATTTCCATGATTCCAACAATAGTCGCGTGGTATAGTTGAATAACAAGGTTCATGGTTCAATTGTTTTAGAGTATATGGCCAAGCGCAAGATATCAAAAGTTCGTCAAATAGACGGATTGCAAAGAGTAGTGTCAATCAACATTGTTACCAAAAATTGGCTGCGTCAAGGTTATCAAAAGATCAATGTTTCCATATCATCAAGGCAATTGCACTTAAGAAGCAATCGTACAATTTAAGTGGCGAGTACAGGGCGTCATAAGGTATTCAAGAATGGTGTTACGGTAAGAGGCATGATGTGATGGCATGTTATCATAGTGATAGATAATTTGTACCATGTACGAAAGGCAATCcattgaatcaaaataaatatctccCCATGgcatattaataaaaaaaaaacgtcgCCTCAAAGAGGTCTTAGTATCAAAAGCAGCAGAATAAAAGAGTAGCAAAATCATAAGGtagaaaaatcaacaaatcaaTCCAAAAACATGGGGGAAGccaaaacaaatattccaCGACTATCAATCCTAGTCGATATCGTTCATATCCTCCTCGGGGTCATCGTCCTCATCCATCTCCAAAGCAGGTCCTTCCTCGTCCGGTCCCTCATTCTCGCCATATTCACCAACATCTGGCGGCGGCGGAGTGATCGCACGCATATCCTCCACGTTTCCATGGATAATCAAAGGGTTAGCCGCATTAGCCTTAAGCCTTGGCCTATTAGGGACACGATCAACATGCGGCTCCTTATCGCGACGATACCTCCATCGGCGAGCTTGGCCTGGCGGATACTTGTGCGCTGGGGGACTAAGCGGCGGTCCATCCCTCGCAACTGCCATGGCTGGGAGTAGCACTCCTATTAGGCCGATTATATCGCCTCGAGGCTTATACTCCGGCGGACTGAACCACGTATATGGCAATGCAGCTTGGGCAGTCCATTCGCTCCAAGGACTCGGCAGAGTGTGGATCAATCTCGAGATCCCCGCGTGATGGGTAACTCCTCCATACGCGTATGCATCCATCCAACGATCGTAGAATTCGGTGACGTAGGTTAGGAGAAAGGACTTTCCATCCCACTCAAACTCTTGGTAGGTTTCGACAGGGAAAACCTTGTTCTTCGCGTAACGGTCGCGCATCGGTGCGTAATAATGATTAGGCATCTACAAAAGAAATCTCAGCATCAGAACAAGGAtcgaagaaaatattaatagtatataagATTTCAACTGATGCTGAGAGTAcgatggatatatatatatttatatgtgtaTGCGTCGAACGACGGAGGTGTGAAGATAATATCATATCAAGAAATAACGGAATTTCCTTTCCGTGCCAAAAGgtgtgtatatgtatatatatattttcgcGTTTCAACGCTTCGCAATTCGTTCTCATAAGTCGCTCGCCTCGTATTCGGCATTTGGTGCCTCCAAGTTCGatattatcacaaaattttcattcaagACACGACTTACAACTAGGTATAGCAGCGTGCTCAAGTTCCTTCTCATAAAGGTCGTTCATCACATTTCACGCAAAtcacaatcacataaaattGTCATAGAGTTTTATTGTTCAACTCATAACAGTCTCAACATATAATCACTTGCATAACaacatttattttgcataatcaCATTTCGCAAATTTCACATGCAAGCATAATCATCACAATTTTCCAAATATCACAACAATCTCCCATTCGCTTCAACTtccaatatttcataattcaaatcaatattcaagagATACTTGTTACCTCATTCATCGTGGTTGAGCGGAGACGAGTTGCGGTGTTGAGTCTTCAACGATTatccattaatcaatttatacaactttcaaattttattacaacaagactcttgggtccagagcgaaaagaactgaggctctgataccaactgtaacgacccgcccatttagggtataataaatgcggcgttCGCTAACTAGGTAGACTTGAAGCATCAAAGATCATAAACTAGGGTTTCAATAGAAAGGGATTTGACCAAAGCATtaaatgaacaattaagtaGAGTAAGAATCATGCCCTAGCAAAGGAAACCATCAAaagatttattgaaataaaagctTAGCCAAGTTCTtcaaaaagaatatttctAACTGTTCATATTCCAAAACATACCCACgaaaagaaagaatagaaGTATTTATCCCAACAAAAGATCACATTTTTCATAATCAatagcggaagcgaccaagaaagaagtgaggctatgtatgAGGACACAACGACACCTTAAGTACCAAcagatcatcttattattctctactcaacaccgccgcccgctcgtcaccactcaacctgcacataaggaaaacacatgcagggctgagtacgatAAACATACTCAATGggctcattgccgaaaacagttttatcacaaatatagttattatcatcatgccattttcaagtgtccatcggggttttaactttagaaagacccgaggcaccaaaatatcttctttctcaaatatcacggtcgcgcaaccatttttctcatagacgtttaccatatcctcattctacatgacaaggactgcggccgcaatccaggtcactagaccggccgacccgTACGCCagcactcggtctaacattggtgtacactaacccaagtagagtttgcggctctacaaggatccgaattcgattaaatcaatagtggcatagccacgagggataggcacgacaaaacaaatcaaggcatgataacatatctttcattctcatcaatatcattttaggacaatgtccttattttaaaagaaagcccacctcgtagGTTTAGCTCGATAgaattctcttctcctcgtttatcacgctgagagcgcgaagtatcacctttaaattaggcgtatcacaaatcagttttaaatcatggatttcaaatcatgcatgatctcacgtttccctttttcccatcgattattttcaaaatcatcaatcataATCAAGGTatgattagcatatcatttttattcaaataacaactccaaattcaccattaaatcgtgtcacgcatgagtgttccacacacacaacataCGCACACGATCATCACACTTGTGCACGCCGaccgaggcgtgcacacacacacacacacggtcaaaaacacacacacatccatgcatcccaaatttcatcaatttatttccccttcactcatctaaatgcatgtggactcaagaataccgattaatcggtagaagaagaggagatcaataattaaagtaccttttccaaaagaacgaacggtagaaacaaggaattagtcttgattcttcaataatctcttgaatttcacttgaattcttctcaattgatgaagaaatcttgaagaaaacttgaagaaaacttggagagagtgggggagtaattttcgaaaataatgaAGAGTGGGAGGCGCCGGTTTTGAtctctagggttagggtttctctcctatttatagggtcACAAATAATAtcccaataattaattaaataaaagatttgggaGAGATATTGGGGAAGTGGCGTTGAATTGGTTGAGAAGAAGGAggatttcgaaaattataggctatttatttagcctataattaaattcagatattttacggagtagaataatatatcacggagcaagaaaataataatattcttcCCCAATTAATAGCCAAAAGTGGCGTGTAAAATCAATTCCAAgggatttgaatttcaaatcctaatttaattaggatatgcaatatcttcttagatttggcaagatatgctaggatattttagcatatttatatttattcatggaatagaataaataagggatcaaataaaataacaaataaatcctCCCTCCTTTCTagatgagattttcgaaaatctcatgaaTATCCAAGGTGataatttcgaaaattccatgtaggaattatagagtatttggactttggatttaatttggataattatcccaaacaaataattaaatccaagaaaaaataggatttcttttccaataaatatgatggccgaaaattccacattttttttcaataatgctcctattaaattctcactcatcccttaggaaaaataattccccacaattatattactccgcatcaaaaattcacattttcaaatcaatcatctcttcacttccactccattttctcaacgtattgacctttcaacgccacatcatttttccacatctttgactattcaatagccacgtcaacatttcaacaagttgactattcaactcaatctcaattcccatacgcaattaggtcacatagacactatgcaattaatcactcatcaattaattcacatatcatagcatttaaggcatttaatgcaaaaattttataacccgaaaattagggtttgaaaaagtggggcgttacatgGTCCGTCAACAACATCAGCAACCACTGCAGATGGATTGGCATTCGCTGCAACAACGAGGGATCTGTCTCTGGGATTGATCTCCCCTTTGCAGGCCTTGCAGGGACATTGGAACTGTTCCATTTCACTGCATTGTTGAATCTCACCACTTTCAACCTCAAAGGGAATGCTCTCAACGGCTCCATACCAGCTGCTCTTGGCAACCTCACAGGCCTCACTCTCTTGGACCTCTCCACCAATCGGTTTTCCGGTGCCATTCCACCAGAGATCGGCCGCTTGACAGAGCTTCAATACCTGAGCTTCTCCGACAACCTTATGGTTGGTGAAATCCCATATCAGATTGGCAATCTGAGGAAGGTGCGCTTCTTGGATTTGGGCTTAAATCACTTTAAATCTCCTGACTGGTCTAGATTTCCCACATTCCCTTTCCTCACTCACCTTAATCTTTGTTTCAATAAACTCAACTTGGAATTCCCACACTTCATCACCACATGTCTCAACCTTACTTTCCTTGATTTGTCTGAAAACAACTTCACAGGCCAAATTCATGAATCATTGTTCACCAATTTGGTCAAACTTGAATATCTTAACCTCACCAACAACAGGTTACAAGGCCCCCTGTCACCAAATATCACTAACCTCTCCAAGTTGAAGGATCTTCGCCTCACCGACAACTTCTTCTCTGGCAAAATTCTTGATTCAGTAAGCCTTATTCCAAACCTGCAACTTCTGGAGCTGTACAAGAATTCATTTATAGGAGAAATCCCTCCTTCTATAGGCCTACTCACGAATCTCCGAACTCTAGACCTTCGAATGAACAAATTCAATTCTTCCATTCCCCGAGAGCTCGGCCTGTGTAACAAATTGATCTACTTGGGTTTGTCCGGTAACTCACTCTCGGGGCCATTGCCGCCATCCTTATCAAATCTGGGCAATCTCTCTGATTTGAGATTATCTGAGAATAGCCTGACTGGTGAAATATTGACCTCTTTCATCACGAGTTGGAGAAAACTAAACACAATAATAATTGGAGACAATGAATTCAGTGGGAAACTTCCATCAGAAATAGGCTTGCTCACAAACCTCGAGTATCTGTATCTCTATAATAACTCGTTTTCAGGAAGCATCCCCCCAGAGATAGGAAACCTACAAAATTTGAAGATGCTGGACCTTTCTATCAATAACTTTTCAGGTGAATTTCACATGCAATGTAGTATTAATTTGCAACTTGGCATGTCCTTAGTGgatttcttattctttttattgaGAGTTTGCAACGATCATCAGTTTGACTTAAAATACTTGTTTCAAAATAATGCAGCCCAGTACTCATAAATATGCTATTAAAATGCTATGCATCTACGTTTTTAAAAGTAaagatttcttttatttagtactccctccgtcccctattaggagtcactctttgaccgggcacgggttttaagaaatgtaaagaaaagttggttgaaaaagttagtggaatgtgggacccatttttttatattggttttataataaaatgtgagtgaattgagttagtggaatgtgggacctacttactatttatggtaaaaatgaagtgtgactcttaattggggacggaccgaaatggaaaagtgtgactcttaatgggggacggagggagtatatgctTATTTAACTTTAATTGTAGGTCCAATACCAATACCATCCATCATTGGAAATCTTTCAAATTTGCTGGTCTTGCATCTCccttccaacaaattaaatggtgaGCTCCCATTCTCCTCTGCAACTTGACATTCATTAAATAATCTTGTTGGGCATTTTTATAACTCTTAGAATACATAGCATCATATGTCATTTCTATAATAGTTTTTGTTATAATAATTTCCTATATGCAAGCTAGGCAGATTGGACTTGAATTTCATTACTCTGGATATTAACACGAATAATCTAGATATATTAGTACACAGACATTGAAAAGTTCATACATTAGGGTGAATAGTGATAGACTAAAGTTCAATTTTGGTCCCTTTATATTTGttctaaaattctttttggtATCATACATTAAGTTTGTGACCTTTTGGTCCCTAACAAATGATGCTAACTTTAACATTCTGATTTTACGGGAATAATTTCATGAAAGATTGGTCACCTTGACAACTGACATTTAGATTTTGTGTGGTAAAATGTTAATATCTAACGCAGATAACCGCCATATTGTtactataaatttgatttatatccttcttttatcattcaaataaattgtttgaagGTCCAATTCCATCTACAATCGGAAATCTTTCAAATCTGATGGGCTTGTATCTCtcttccaacaaattaaatggtgaGCTCCCATCCTCCATCAGCAACTTGTCGCAGTTGTATTATCTTCTTCTCTCAAACAACACTTTGGAAGGAAGATTGCCACAGTGCTTTGGGAACTTCAGCGGGTCTTTGACCATCTTTCATCTAAACCAAAATCAATTTAGTGGCCTCATTCCATCTACCTTTACTAAGAATTGTAGTCTTTTGTCCATCAATTTGGGTAATAACAAATTCAACGGACGATTACCTAATTCCTT is a window from the Salvia hispanica cultivar TCC Black 2014 chromosome 1, UniMelb_Shisp_WGS_1.0, whole genome shotgun sequence genome containing:
- the LOC125190872 gene encoding receptor-like protein 9DC3; amino-acid sequence: MNIQGLAGTLELFHFTALLNLTTFNLKGNALNGSIPAALGNLTGLTLLDLSTNRFSGAIPPEIGRLTELQYLSFSDNLMVGEIPYQIGNLRKVRFLDLGLNHFKSPDWSRFPTFPFLTHLNLCFNKLNLEFPHFITTCLNLTFLDLSENNFTGQIHESLFTNLVKLEYLNLTNNRLQGPLSPNITNLSKLKDLRLTDNFFSGKILDSVSLIPNLQLLELYKNSFIGEIPPSIGLLTNLRTLDLRMNKFNSSIPRELGLCNKLIYLGLSGNSLSGPLPPSLSNLGNLSDLRLSENSLTGEILTSFITSWRKLNTIIIGDNEFSGKLPSEIGLLTNLEYLYLYNNSFSGSIPPEIGNLQNLKMLDLSINNFSGSLPERYFKNFRAMIEEKQREEKYDDDNGYYLSFVDMIVTLKGQDQLLNRLLDTFTTIDLSSNRFSGRIPHSIGNLKILKYLNLSHNSLAGHIPSTLGNLSDLESLDLSTNKLDGEIPSELTRLTFLAKLNLSMNNLVGHIPQSNQFSTFDNDSYIGNLGLCGFPLTRKCNDENGPTINPAYEKSNNLSFMQEVGISMAFGFIFGFWGVIGSFVLKKSWRFAFFNFFDAVGDWLYVRSLVLVSKWRRT